One region of Rubripirellula tenax genomic DNA includes:
- a CDS encoding LamG-like jellyroll fold domain-containing protein: MNHEFDQFFDAYLAGELSAEQSVDFAEKLDSDPGFRAAFVGFVEESHELASVAGEVADSRPEKKISSLSTSTFRAISAAAAVLLLVVAGWLLWPWQNADDPKLADVTGEALDHSVAQLEKAVGVRWIGSVQPAQGAALEPGILRIAGGVAQLEFYSGAQVIVEGPAEFELISAYHARCLQGKIRARVPKQAQGFSIQTASFELIDLGTEFGMDVSTSGAANVRVFDGEVELHAENRAKQSVLGGQAIAIDAEGNSSLTQNESSSYPDFAEVQARADSDAMAKLERWRKWNESLRSDSRIVARFDFQDRTIDQGAIVGCRWAEGRWPGKGALEFRHTGDRVRVSIPGKFSQLTLVTWIRLDALPRLRHQALLLTDEYRPDHIHWQIPPIGGLALKARLKRGESIVKPGQIPNVFDQNALGVWSHVCSTFSQQEGMVRHYLNGKEVSEHVFDYGRPLQIGVGDIGNWSVPAKMLRGPGPPRNFVGAMDEMTIWNVTLSPDEIHDIYQQHRP; the protein is encoded by the coding sequence ATGAATCATGAATTTGATCAATTTTTCGACGCTTACCTCGCTGGTGAACTCAGCGCGGAGCAATCGGTTGACTTCGCTGAGAAACTGGATTCCGATCCCGGTTTTCGCGCGGCATTTGTCGGCTTTGTAGAGGAGTCTCATGAGCTCGCCAGTGTTGCTGGCGAAGTTGCGGATTCACGTCCGGAGAAGAAGATCTCTTCTCTATCGACATCAACGTTCCGAGCCATTTCCGCAGCAGCAGCGGTCTTATTGTTAGTGGTCGCGGGATGGTTGTTGTGGCCTTGGCAGAACGCTGACGATCCCAAACTTGCCGACGTTACCGGAGAGGCCCTGGATCACAGCGTGGCTCAACTGGAGAAGGCAGTCGGAGTCCGCTGGATCGGTTCGGTTCAGCCCGCCCAGGGAGCTGCGTTGGAGCCGGGGATTCTCCGCATTGCCGGAGGAGTCGCTCAGCTTGAGTTCTATAGCGGCGCCCAGGTGATTGTTGAAGGTCCGGCTGAATTCGAACTCATCTCGGCCTATCACGCGCGCTGCCTTCAAGGGAAGATTCGGGCTCGCGTGCCAAAGCAGGCGCAGGGGTTCTCGATTCAGACGGCCTCGTTTGAGCTGATCGACCTCGGTACGGAATTCGGGATGGACGTTTCCACTTCCGGCGCTGCGAACGTTCGCGTGTTCGATGGTGAAGTGGAACTTCATGCTGAAAATCGTGCGAAGCAATCCGTGCTCGGTGGGCAGGCAATTGCAATCGACGCGGAGGGGAATTCTTCGCTGACGCAGAATGAGTCTTCTTCATATCCAGACTTTGCCGAAGTTCAGGCGCGAGCCGATTCCGATGCGATGGCGAAGCTGGAGCGATGGAGAAAATGGAATGAGTCTCTCCGTTCTGACTCACGCATCGTCGCCCGATTCGATTTTCAAGATCGAACGATTGACCAGGGAGCGATCGTGGGATGTCGTTGGGCCGAAGGTCGCTGGCCGGGCAAGGGCGCACTTGAATTCCGCCACACCGGAGATCGTGTGCGTGTTTCGATACCAGGTAAGTTTTCCCAGCTCACCCTAGTGACTTGGATCCGATTGGACGCGTTACCAAGGCTGCGTCACCAAGCCTTGTTGTTAACGGATGAATATCGACCGGATCACATTCATTGGCAAATTCCCCCCATTGGCGGGCTGGCCCTGAAAGCGAGGTTGAAGCGTGGAGAATCAATCGTCAAGCCAGGGCAAATACCGAATGTTTTCGATCAAAATGCACTCGGAGTCTGGAGTCACGTCTGCTCTACGTTCAGTCAGCAAGAAGGAATGGTCCGGCACTACCTCAATGGGAAAGAAGTCTCGGAGCATGTTTTCGATTATGGTCGCCCACTTCAGATCGGTGTCGGAGATATCGGCAACTGGAGTGTGCCAGCCAAAATGCTCAGAGGGCCGGGTCCGCCTCGCAATTTTGTTGGCGCCATGGATGAGATGACGATTTGGAACGTGACGCTTTCCCCTGATGAAATACACGACATCTATCAACAGCACAGGCCGTGA
- a CDS encoding helix-turn-helix domain-containing protein, with protein sequence MDAIELDFGKTVRKHREKSGLSQEEFAAKAGVHRTYISSIELGKVQVSIGVAEKLAQALGVPLSNMFREIERGRDDADG encoded by the coding sequence ATGGACGCAATTGAACTAGATTTTGGCAAGACAGTGCGTAAACACCGGGAGAAATCCGGTTTGTCCCAGGAAGAATTCGCGGCCAAGGCCGGGGTTCACCGCACGTATATCAGCTCGATTGAGCTAGGCAAGGTTCAGGTCAGCATCGGCGTGGCCGAGAAACTAGCTCAAGCTCTTGGCGTTCCGCTCAGCAACATGTTTCGAGAAATCGAGCGGGGACGTGATGATGCCGATGGTTGA
- a CDS encoding Spy/CpxP family protein refolding chaperone produces MFIRAILITSITFLATVASTPKTIAQDAAIEANKNTQPVDRPKTMDAIKESVKDLTDEQKENLESLKTKAIAQEKALFESAGITWKMSKQRSETYEKLKAKGIKGKELSAQASKEADYTDEQAAAQSKAGKVWNDYRYAIVNVLTAEQRKQLPNWLTSAHAARVKAEKEKAAAKKK; encoded by the coding sequence ATGTTCATTCGCGCAATCCTGATCACTAGCATCACCTTCTTGGCAACGGTTGCCAGCACGCCAAAGACGATCGCTCAAGACGCTGCGATTGAGGCCAATAAGAACACGCAACCGGTTGATCGCCCAAAGACCATGGACGCGATCAAGGAGTCCGTCAAAGATCTGACGGACGAGCAGAAAGAGAATCTCGAATCACTCAAAACGAAAGCGATCGCACAGGAAAAGGCCCTCTTCGAATCGGCAGGCATCACTTGGAAAATGTCAAAGCAACGCAGCGAAACCTACGAGAAATTGAAAGCCAAGGGGATCAAGGGCAAGGAACTTTCTGCCCAAGCCAGCAAGGAAGCTGACTACACCGACGAACAGGCCGCCGCCCAATCCAAAGCCGGAAAAGTCTGGAACGACTATCGATACGCGATCGTCAACGTCCTAACGGCTGAACAACGAAAGCAACTACCCAACTGGTTAACCAGCGCCCACGCTGCCCGTGTCAAAGCGGAGAAAGAAAAAGCCGCCGCAAAGAAGAAGTAG
- a CDS encoding RNA polymerase sigma factor, which produces MDSDKNRDQILKEAFGYHKALVAYAYGLLRDYALAEDAVQSGYVALTKRFDTISGDSVLAWCRGAVRLEALQLLRKRGKVPSLEETLLFDAVADAFEIEQTPEREAMRLERLEKLRDCFAKVPTRSQKMIGGRYLDGLGLRELALRLNMSEAAVRKGIYRTRLLLRECMERTPIAPRST; this is translated from the coding sequence ATGGATTCAGACAAAAATCGAGATCAAATATTGAAGGAAGCCTTTGGTTACCACAAGGCGCTCGTGGCGTATGCCTACGGCCTGCTGCGGGACTATGCCCTGGCCGAGGACGCTGTTCAGAGCGGTTACGTGGCCTTAACGAAGCGATTTGACACGATTTCGGGAGATTCGGTGCTCGCCTGGTGCCGGGGTGCTGTTCGTCTGGAGGCGCTTCAGCTTCTTCGAAAGCGCGGCAAGGTGCCGTCGTTAGAAGAAACCCTGCTTTTCGACGCGGTTGCCGATGCGTTCGAGATTGAGCAAACGCCCGAGCGAGAAGCCATGCGATTGGAGCGGCTGGAGAAGCTGCGCGACTGTTTCGCGAAAGTTCCCACGCGTTCCCAAAAAATGATTGGCGGGCGATATCTGGATGGGCTCGGCCTACGGGAACTGGCGCTGCGGTTGAACATGAGTGAGGCAGCAGTTCGCAAGGGTATCTATCGAACGCGCTTACTTCTTCGAGAATGCATGGAACGTACCCCAATCGCACCGAGGTCGACATGA
- a CDS encoding cellulase family glycosylhydrolase, which translates to MPVSNAVPHAILFCLLSLSISSTTMAQTQSRIRVSDDGNHFVFAETRQPFRVWGVNYDHNGAGELIDEYWIERWDEVGQDFAEIKSLGANCVRIHLQVGKFLIAADKINQLAVDQLKKLLKLAEHEGLYLDITGLACYHKANVPPWYDQLNEQDRWQTQAFFWGSIAEACRDSPAVFCYDLMNEPVFPAKKQAGEEPDREWLAGELGGKFFVQRLTLDLNGRTRQEIAKAWVNQMVDAIREHDDQTMVTVGVIPWVFAFGGGKPLFYSPEVSERLDFASVHFYPQKDKVDAAITALEAYDIGKPLVVEEMFPLKCSTAELEDFVNRSAKFTDGWISFYWGETAAQLKQKPEATIAHAITAAWLEKFHAMSAQILMLP; encoded by the coding sequence ATGCCCGTTTCGAACGCAGTTCCACACGCGATTCTGTTCTGCTTGTTGAGCCTTTCGATCAGCAGCACCACGATGGCTCAGACGCAGAGTCGCATTCGCGTATCTGACGATGGCAATCATTTCGTTTTCGCGGAAACCCGACAGCCGTTCCGTGTCTGGGGCGTGAACTATGATCACAACGGCGCCGGTGAACTGATCGATGAGTACTGGATCGAGCGCTGGGACGAAGTGGGGCAGGACTTCGCGGAAATCAAATCGCTTGGCGCAAATTGTGTACGCATCCATTTACAAGTCGGTAAGTTTCTAATCGCTGCGGACAAGATCAACCAATTGGCAGTGGACCAACTGAAGAAACTGCTGAAGCTTGCCGAGCATGAAGGGCTGTATCTGGATATCACGGGATTAGCCTGCTACCACAAAGCCAACGTTCCCCCTTGGTATGACCAATTGAACGAACAAGATCGCTGGCAGACGCAAGCTTTCTTCTGGGGATCGATCGCCGAAGCCTGCCGCGACAGTCCCGCCGTGTTTTGCTACGACCTGATGAACGAACCGGTTTTCCCGGCGAAGAAGCAAGCAGGCGAAGAACCTGATCGCGAGTGGTTGGCGGGTGAGCTTGGAGGCAAGTTTTTTGTGCAGCGATTGACACTCGATCTGAACGGTCGCACACGCCAGGAGATCGCCAAGGCCTGGGTCAATCAAATGGTCGACGCGATTCGAGAACACGACGATCAAACCATGGTCACCGTCGGCGTGATTCCTTGGGTGTTCGCGTTCGGGGGCGGAAAGCCGTTGTTCTATTCACCGGAAGTGAGTGAGCGTTTGGATTTCGCATCGGTGCATTTCTATCCTCAGAAAGACAAGGTCGACGCCGCGATCACTGCTTTGGAAGCCTACGATATTGGCAAACCTTTGGTCGTCGAAGAGATGTTCCCGTTGAAGTGTTCCACGGCAGAGCTTGAGGACTTTGTAAATCGATCTGCCAAGTTTACCGACGGCTGGATCAGTTTTTACTGGGGCGAAACTGCCGCGCAACTCAAGCAAAAGCCCGAAGCCACGATCGCGCATGCCATCACCGCCGCTTGGCTAGAAAAATTTCACGCTATGTCTGCACAGATCCTGATGCTGCCGTAG
- a CDS encoding ParA family protein, with translation MAGVTLCLINQKGGCGKSSTCFHLAGAFAGLGYSVLAVDADPQGSLSQGFFGSDEIENLPAEQTLAAVFDESTFFVDRRQLIRQTSFDNIAILPTNLHLATFNAPTPESAGMIQYSLRDALDEIGEYDVTLIDCPPNLYQCSWNAMIAADYVVIPVPPEDFGTQGLRAVHQCIDNARKLNTNLRRLGHLITRYDRRLLVHRSYEARLRTLYQEMVLDTVMPEVSAFKVALACRQPVQAYAPKSKAAASMRALAGELLTRIENRTNRKTMA, from the coding sequence ATGGCGGGAGTGACCCTGTGCTTGATCAATCAAAAAGGTGGTTGCGGGAAAAGTTCGACGTGCTTTCACCTCGCCGGTGCCTTTGCTGGACTCGGCTACTCAGTCCTCGCTGTAGACGCTGATCCTCAAGGATCTCTGAGCCAAGGTTTCTTTGGCAGTGATGAAATCGAGAACCTTCCAGCCGAACAGACTCTCGCAGCCGTTTTTGATGAGTCAACTTTCTTCGTTGATCGCCGTCAGTTGATTCGGCAAACAAGCTTCGACAACATTGCGATTCTCCCGACAAACCTGCATTTAGCCACATTCAATGCACCAACGCCAGAATCAGCAGGAATGATTCAGTATTCACTTCGCGACGCGCTTGACGAAATCGGTGAATACGATGTCACGTTGATCGACTGCCCGCCGAATCTCTATCAGTGCAGTTGGAACGCAATGATCGCTGCTGACTATGTGGTCATCCCGGTGCCGCCTGAAGACTTTGGCACTCAAGGATTGCGTGCCGTTCACCAGTGCATTGACAATGCCCGCAAGCTGAACACGAACTTGAGACGCCTTGGTCATCTCATTACCCGATACGACCGAAGGCTACTCGTGCATCGTTCCTACGAAGCAAGGTTGCGGACGCTCTATCAGGAAATGGTGCTGGACACGGTGATGCCCGAAGTCTCTGCGTTCAAAGTTGCACTCGCGTGCCGGCAACCAGTCCAAGCATACGCACCAAAATCGAAGGCTGCGGCGAGCATGCGTGCACTTGCTGGTGAGCTACTGACGCGTATCGAAAACCGAACCAATCGAAAAACAATGGCATAA
- a CDS encoding helix-turn-helix domain-containing protein produces MSESITSSIRESAFKREHTYKRRIGRKAGQISLLFGRQRALETRSKCAVGITLHELITATRLAKAKRELRETNLTLDRIANRCSLECPEYLSVLFWKHRNMTPREYHEQHRQK; encoded by the coding sequence TTGTCTGAATCCATCACGTCGTCGATCCGAGAGAGCGCTTTTAAGCGAGAGCATACATATAAGCGTCGAATCGGACGAAAAGCGGGACAAATTTCTTTGCTATTCGGCCGCCAACGGGCTCTGGAAACACGATCTAAATGTGCGGTGGGAATAACACTGCACGAATTGATCACGGCGACGCGGCTGGCGAAAGCAAAAAGGGAACTTCGTGAAACCAACCTCACGTTGGATCGAATCGCAAACCGCTGTAGCCTCGAATGCCCAGAATACCTGAGCGTTCTGTTTTGGAAACACCGCAATATGACACCCCGCGAATATCACGAACAACATCGGCAGAAGTAG
- a CDS encoding Ig domain-containing protein encodes MKIRIIDRQRHEPSGRFVTVIAIFLFTFAMTSPGFAQDKSDDILLLSVGESSGLYSDVAVHLQGLLAGVDGYRNAKVDILQESRIESLADGFYDQNSEDVGFRAKVAEGYKNVILIPTINTTPTGTIEYREFNGGPTNVYDEAPLDNKYFAPEVFYEGATQLSNLILNAGSTPKILLPNNVDQQVSDYGSVMKRVANGVGLDLIPGAQAVQATGTISNAEEQFLYASSIFTQVTGLNASSSTYTPAGISSGNAAALGNTAQATIDTQRATQQYSTSYAEEGAVVYRNLDVATAPFNDVVRYAYKGSSTHDWTRDALNKIIDSNPATSAAFRKLGTRNGESIGTRYWHPDDTDPSDAQNQLGKLNNDADQRAFMYVSGSWLGADAQEVIDLNQANMVPMAFDWIKSFAIDSVSGTASTLDALDYHSSSELYFNYAERGWKLIPLTIGMGRLNEAMPDFVASDDGLHMSDPLVYMNAYMMLSSALGTEFPFPDEITAADIHRGSYTTEQIRMAALMGHDLIKELANLSETGDFVPDSDLLITTDQFVAAQIGEQYSFQLFASGGDSAYAWETISDAGLPDGLTLSSEGLLSGTVMDDFGNWNVAVQVTDGTGAFKKAGFKLMAVAVPEPTTGAFVLLAAVGFVVRRSRRRADRFA; translated from the coding sequence ATGAAAATTCGAATTATCGATCGTCAACGGCATGAACCGTCTGGACGCTTCGTTACCGTCATTGCAATTTTCCTTTTCACGTTTGCGATGACGTCTCCTGGTTTTGCTCAGGATAAGTCCGACGACATCTTGTTGCTTTCCGTTGGCGAAAGTTCGGGCCTCTATTCCGATGTTGCGGTTCACTTGCAAGGGCTGCTGGCCGGTGTTGATGGCTATCGCAACGCGAAGGTGGACATTCTTCAAGAGTCGCGCATCGAGTCGCTTGCAGATGGGTTTTATGATCAGAACTCAGAAGATGTCGGGTTTCGCGCCAAAGTTGCGGAAGGTTACAAAAATGTCATTTTGATTCCCACGATCAACACCACGCCCACCGGCACGATTGAATACCGCGAATTCAACGGTGGACCAACGAATGTTTACGATGAAGCTCCGCTTGATAATAAGTACTTCGCGCCGGAAGTGTTTTATGAAGGTGCCACGCAGCTGAGTAATCTGATCTTGAATGCGGGAAGCACGCCCAAGATCCTGCTGCCAAATAACGTGGACCAGCAAGTCAGTGACTACGGTTCCGTAATGAAGCGTGTGGCCAACGGTGTCGGCCTCGATTTGATTCCTGGGGCTCAAGCGGTGCAGGCGACAGGAACGATATCCAATGCCGAAGAACAGTTCCTCTACGCCAGTTCCATCTTCACCCAGGTAACCGGGCTGAACGCCAGCAGCTCGACTTACACTCCCGCAGGCATCTCAAGTGGGAATGCCGCCGCCTTGGGGAATACAGCGCAAGCGACCATTGACACGCAACGAGCGACACAGCAGTACAGCACGAGCTATGCCGAGGAAGGTGCGGTCGTTTATCGAAACCTCGATGTCGCCACCGCGCCTTTTAACGATGTCGTCCGCTACGCGTACAAGGGTTCCAGTACTCATGACTGGACCCGAGATGCGCTCAACAAAATCATCGACAGCAATCCCGCGACGAGCGCGGCCTTTAGAAAGCTGGGCACTCGGAATGGTGAGAGTATTGGAACCCGGTATTGGCACCCTGATGACACTGACCCCAGTGACGCTCAGAATCAGTTGGGCAAATTAAACAATGATGCGGACCAAAGGGCGTTCATGTATGTATCCGGATCCTGGTTGGGCGCCGACGCCCAGGAAGTGATTGACCTGAATCAAGCCAACATGGTTCCCATGGCCTTCGACTGGATCAAGTCGTTCGCCATCGATTCCGTCAGCGGCACCGCTTCGACTTTGGATGCGTTGGATTACCACAGCAGCAGCGAATTATATTTCAACTATGCCGAGCGGGGTTGGAAGTTGATTCCGCTTACCATCGGGATGGGGCGTTTGAACGAGGCGATGCCAGACTTCGTTGCATCCGATGATGGACTCCATATGTCGGACCCATTGGTCTACATGAACGCCTACATGATGTTGAGTTCGGCACTGGGCACCGAGTTTCCATTTCCTGACGAGATCACTGCCGCGGATATTCATCGAGGTTCCTACACGACGGAGCAGATTCGAATGGCCGCCCTGATGGGGCATGATCTGATCAAGGAACTGGCTAACCTTTCTGAGACGGGCGACTTCGTTCCCGATAGCGATCTTTTGATTACGACCGATCAATTTGTGGCGGCCCAGATCGGTGAGCAATACAGCTTTCAGCTCTTCGCAAGCGGCGGCGATTCCGCTTACGCCTGGGAAACGATTTCCGATGCAGGCCTGCCCGACGGTCTGACTTTGTCAAGCGAAGGTCTGCTTTCTGGCACCGTGATGGATGACTTTGGAAACTGGAACGTGGCCGTTCAAGTGACCGATGGCACGGGCGCTTTCAAGAAAGCAGGTTTTAAGTTGATGGCTGTTGCCGTTCCTGAGCCGACGACGGGCGCGTTTGTATTGCTTGCTGCTGTTGGATTCGTCGTTCGTAGAAGTCGAAGAAGAGCGGATCGTTTTGCTTGA
- a CDS encoding DUF1552 domain-containing protein yields the protein MINRRQSIQKVLSGIGAAAFGSSVLPQLTQAASTNTGYAGGPKRVVFFMQNNGFDPKSCVPTNVANNGSLASAILPKQIEALNPYKEKLHIVNGLHGKHTSATHSAFFGALGGYRGSNGVPPSASTIDYELSKILPETLLPHLCIGMDALENMTTKPTVANLSASGAGQTIPMYSNPNHLYQLLYGSISSGEVRSQYEADSSTLELVESLAVSKARGLSASEKERYSKFTRGLGDINNLRGKLENASDQLAQFAPEIDERYQNPEFETDWHDTLLDLGISALKSGTTSVLTVGSGRGDIFGSWKGLGVEVQGHKLGHMPQAGNPIWDRIRQYNMRMLIKIMEELESVPEGSGTMMDNTLIVYTSNNADRQHTNGANWPVMLLGNCGGAFKTGRFTQLDGTRPINALYTSILKTAGVNTERFNMSETMAGHYDSGTGPIKAIIA from the coding sequence ATGATAAATCGCAGACAATCAATTCAGAAGGTTCTTTCAGGAATTGGAGCCGCTGCTTTCGGGTCTTCAGTATTACCTCAACTCACCCAGGCCGCTTCCACAAACACCGGGTATGCAGGTGGACCAAAGCGAGTCGTATTCTTCATGCAGAACAATGGGTTCGACCCCAAAAGCTGCGTCCCAACTAATGTGGCTAATAACGGCTCCCTTGCCTCAGCAATTTTGCCGAAACAAATTGAAGCCCTCAATCCCTACAAAGAAAAGCTTCATATTGTTAACGGTCTTCACGGGAAGCATACGAGTGCTACTCACAGTGCTTTTTTTGGTGCTCTGGGAGGTTACCGCGGAAGTAATGGCGTTCCTCCAAGCGCCTCCACAATCGATTACGAATTAAGCAAAATCCTCCCCGAAACTTTGCTCCCCCATCTCTGCATTGGGATGGACGCCCTCGAAAACATGACTACGAAGCCAACTGTAGCCAACCTATCCGCAAGTGGTGCAGGGCAAACGATTCCCATGTATTCGAACCCGAATCATCTCTACCAACTTCTTTATGGAAGTATTTCCAGCGGGGAAGTTCGTAGTCAATATGAAGCCGATAGCTCTACGCTGGAGCTGGTCGAATCCCTGGCAGTCTCAAAAGCCAGAGGACTCTCAGCAAGCGAAAAGGAACGCTACAGTAAGTTCACCCGCGGGCTCGGTGATATCAATAACTTACGAGGCAAACTCGAAAACGCGTCTGACCAACTTGCCCAGTTCGCTCCCGAGATAGATGAGCGTTATCAAAACCCAGAATTTGAAACCGACTGGCACGATACCCTGCTCGACCTCGGAATCTCTGCCCTGAAGTCAGGAACAACCAGCGTCCTCACTGTGGGGTCGGGGCGAGGAGATATCTTTGGCTCATGGAAGGGACTGGGAGTGGAAGTGCAAGGTCACAAACTCGGACACATGCCACAAGCTGGGAATCCCATCTGGGATCGTATTCGCCAATACAACATGAGGATGCTCATCAAAATCATGGAAGAGCTGGAAAGCGTCCCAGAGGGGAGCGGCACCATGATGGATAACACACTCATCGTTTACACGAGCAACAACGCAGACAGACAACACACCAACGGGGCTAACTGGCCTGTGATGTTACTTGGAAACTGTGGTGGTGCATTCAAAACTGGTCGCTTCACCCAGCTAGACGGAACCCGCCCTATCAATGCACTTTACACCTCGATCTTGAAGACGGCAGGCGTCAATACAGAACGCTTTAACATGTCAGAAACAATGGCAGGTCACTATGACTCCGGGACAGGGCCCATCAAGGCAATCATCGCCTAG
- a CDS encoding ParB/RepB/Spo0J family partition protein has translation MAKLRDTLQRIQGNLDESMGVRNQEMRPTLSPVAKTKDVGRRALRSFGTLDIEKLIPDPEQPRAVFSNEELEQLANSIREKGQLQPIRVRWSEELATWIIISGERRYRASKQAGLQSVNCQFVDGTLSKSEVLQQQLIENLLREDLKPVEEAKAFDQLRGMTGWNSKQLAEAIRVTRSKVTRSLALLRLPDQIRQQVEDGKLSAKAAYELSKLSSDDQILAAFNSLDRSGDYSAAKAQNQVKQRRGKSTPSKTRTKLTFASEHGIKVVVSASKQCNYEQVEEALSIALAEVRHRLDNNTQL, from the coding sequence ATGGCAAAATTACGAGACACGCTTCAGCGGATCCAGGGAAACCTCGACGAGTCGATGGGCGTCCGAAATCAGGAAATGCGACCAACCCTTAGTCCGGTTGCGAAGACAAAGGATGTTGGACGTCGGGCACTTCGTTCATTCGGAACGCTCGACATCGAGAAACTCATTCCCGACCCAGAGCAGCCAAGGGCGGTGTTCAGCAATGAAGAGCTAGAGCAACTTGCAAACAGCATCAGAGAGAAAGGCCAGCTTCAACCGATTCGCGTTCGCTGGTCAGAAGAACTCGCGACCTGGATCATTATCTCAGGCGAGCGTCGGTATCGTGCATCCAAACAAGCCGGGCTTCAATCGGTCAATTGTCAGTTCGTTGATGGAACGCTGAGCAAGAGCGAAGTTCTTCAGCAGCAACTGATCGAGAACCTTCTCCGCGAAGACTTGAAGCCAGTCGAAGAAGCGAAAGCATTCGATCAACTACGAGGGATGACGGGATGGAACAGTAAGCAACTCGCTGAGGCGATTCGCGTTACCCGATCAAAGGTAACCCGTTCGCTGGCTTTGCTGCGTCTGCCCGACCAAATTCGCCAGCAAGTCGAAGACGGAAAACTATCGGCGAAGGCAGCATATGAACTGTCGAAACTGTCATCCGACGATCAGATTCTAGCTGCATTCAATAGCTTGGACCGAAGCGGTGATTACAGTGCCGCCAAAGCCCAGAATCAAGTCAAGCAACGGCGGGGTAAGTCGACACCTTCCAAGACTCGAACCAAGCTCACGTTCGCGAGCGAGCATGGCATCAAGGTTGTGGTGTCGGCATCGAAGCAATGCAATTATGAACAGGTCGAAGAGGCACTGTCGATTGCGCTGGCCGAGGTCCGTCACCGGTTGGACAACAACACCCAACTCTAA
- a CDS encoding DUF1501 domain-containing protein, translating to MYISTNQSRRKFLRTTVGSAAAIGVGAALPKCFAEAASGRSNTTERILVVVQMSGGNDGLNTIVPYADDDYRSARPKLAIPTSDVMKCDDDNGFHPSMTGMHELLQDGKFAAVRNVGYEKPNRSHFESMDIWHTCRRKDEPRPDGWLGRFLDQQPLAAGGDVPALHLGREQQPAAIASTSIRVPTVNELAEFQLRGNDKQSLRKLLQNRQPTHSASENELLSFLQSSTTSAIAASQRVTEAASSYQSDVKYPQTELGNKLRVVAQLIDSGMNTRIYYVQHDGFDTHAQQDQTHTILLRQWSDAVSALVRDLEGHDHGKRVCVMTFSEFGRRVSENASEGTDHGAAGPMFLCGGGVKAGIVGKRPNLTDLQDGDLKHEYDFRQVYASVLKDWLGTDPSPVLGKEYASLPLFA from the coding sequence ATGTACATCTCTACAAACCAAAGTCGACGCAAATTCCTGCGAACCACCGTTGGTAGCGCGGCTGCGATCGGAGTCGGTGCGGCATTGCCGAAGTGTTTTGCAGAGGCAGCATCGGGTCGCAGCAACACCACCGAACGAATCCTTGTCGTGGTGCAAATGTCGGGCGGAAACGATGGACTGAACACGATCGTTCCCTACGCCGACGACGACTACCGATCGGCTCGGCCAAAGCTGGCGATTCCGACGAGCGACGTAATGAAGTGCGATGACGACAATGGCTTTCATCCCTCGATGACCGGCATGCACGAACTGTTGCAGGACGGGAAGTTCGCCGCGGTTCGAAATGTCGGTTATGAAAAGCCGAATCGTTCACACTTCGAGTCAATGGACATTTGGCACACGTGCCGGCGCAAAGACGAACCACGCCCCGATGGATGGCTAGGTCGTTTCCTGGATCAACAACCGTTGGCCGCTGGCGGTGACGTCCCCGCCTTACACCTGGGCCGAGAACAGCAACCGGCGGCAATCGCATCAACGAGCATTCGCGTGCCGACAGTGAACGAGTTGGCGGAGTTTCAATTGCGGGGCAATGACAAGCAATCGTTAAGGAAGTTGTTGCAGAATCGCCAGCCGACCCATTCCGCAAGTGAAAATGAACTGTTGAGTTTTTTGCAATCAAGCACGACCTCGGCGATCGCCGCTAGCCAGCGCGTGACCGAAGCGGCTTCGAGTTACCAGAGCGATGTGAAATACCCCCAAACCGAACTGGGCAACAAGCTCCGCGTCGTGGCCCAATTGATCGACTCGGGAATGAACACACGCATCTACTACGTCCAGCATGACGGTTTCGATACACACGCCCAGCAAGATCAAACCCACACCATCTTGCTTCGCCAATGGAGCGATGCGGTCAGTGCGTTGGTACGTGATTTGGAAGGCCACGACCATGGGAAGCGAGTCTGCGTGATGACGTTCAGCGAATTCGGTCGACGCGTTTCTGAAAACGCCAGCGAAGGAACCGATCACGGCGCCGCCGGTCCGATGTTCTTGTGCGGTGGTGGCGTGAAAGCCGGGATTGTCGGAAAACGTCCAAACTTGACGGATCTACAGGATGGCGATCTGAAACACGAATACGACTTCCGCCAAGTCTATGCATCGGTTCTGAAAGACTGGCTCGGCACCGATCCATCGCCAGTTCTCGGCAAAGAATACGCGTCGCTGCCATTGTTCGCTTGA